A stretch of Desulfobacter hydrogenophilus DNA encodes these proteins:
- a CDS encoding HDOD domain-containing protein, translating into MNKTKAGFLKRFGKIRDLPSLPSIVTKVNEMLNDPNTTNNSLSRVIEKDQAIVFKMLQLVNSPFFGLREKILTTNEAAIILGFDAIRNIVLSLSTFNILDHLFKKKLNAHFNVDRFWRHSIGVAVLSRYLAEKTTVGDPEKCFVCGLLHDMGKLMLAHYFPDNFIQVIEHARQNDLVYLDAEKKILPACHPEVGYFFVKKWKLPPHLANTIYSHHAIQPGAAFSDESIIVNTADGIINSYYADFLNNNTSPGNIKYEYFDPHAGKQLNVWIETAPNWFPQVELLINDACAFFL; encoded by the coding sequence TTGAATAAAACAAAAGCAGGATTTCTAAAACGATTTGGAAAGATTCGGGATTTGCCTTCTTTGCCGTCAATTGTAACAAAAGTAAATGAAATGCTCAATGATCCAAACACAACAAATAATTCTTTATCCAGAGTGATTGAAAAGGATCAGGCCATTGTGTTTAAAATGCTTCAGCTGGTAAATTCCCCTTTTTTCGGGTTAAGAGAGAAAATTTTAACCACCAATGAGGCAGCCATTATTTTGGGGTTCGACGCCATACGAAATATTGTCCTATCGCTTTCAACCTTTAATATTTTGGATCATCTGTTTAAGAAAAAATTAAATGCGCATTTCAATGTTGACCGTTTCTGGCGGCATTCCATTGGCGTTGCGGTTCTTAGCCGATATCTGGCGGAGAAGACAACGGTTGGAGACCCTGAAAAATGCTTTGTCTGCGGATTACTTCATGACATGGGTAAACTGATGCTGGCCCATTATTTTCCCGATAATTTCATTCAGGTGATCGAACATGCCCGTCAAAATGACCTGGTTTACTTGGACGCAGAAAAAAAAATACTGCCGGCCTGTCATCCCGAAGTCGGATATTTTTTTGTAAAAAAGTGGAAACTTCCGCCGCATCTGGCCAATACAATTTATTCTCATCATGCCATTCAACCCGGCGCGGCTTTCTCCGATGAAAGCATTATCGTAAATACGGCGGATGGTATTATTAACAGCTATTATGCGGATTTTTTGAACAACAACACATCTCCGGGAAATATTAAATATGAATATTTTGATCCCCATGCCGGCAAACAGTTGAATGTTTGGATTGAAACCGCGCCTAATTGGTTTCCACAGGTTGAGCTTTTGATCAATGATGCATGTGCTTTTTTTTTATAA